The Pseudomonas sp. Marseille-Q3773 DNA window CGACGTGGACTCAGATGATCATGGGCCCGCCGCCGAGAAACTGCTCGAGCGCCTGGTCAGGGGCGATGCGCAGCGGCAACAGGAAGTCTATGCCGCAGCGATTGCGGCGGTGGAAAGCCGTCGCCTGCTATGGGACGAGCTGCGCGCGGAGATGGCCGAAAACGTCGTCGAGTGTGTCGCATGAAGTTTTCGGTGATCGAGCCGGAGCAGGCCGAATGGCAAGCGGTGCCCAGCGAGCGGGGGATCACCCTGACAGTGTTCAGGGACACCCTGGACGCAGCAACGCGTACGGGGGTTCGCACGCGGCTGGTGCGCTTCGCGCCAGGCGGTGGCACGCGGGAAATCTATACCCATGACTACCACGAGGAAGTCTATCTGATCGAAGGCGACCAGGTTGAACATGCAGCCCCCGGTCGCCCACTCAAGCGCTATGCAGAAGGCAGTTATTTCTACCGCCAGGCGCATACCGAGCACGGGCCGTTTCATTCGGAAAATGGCTGCCTGTTGTTTGAGGTTCATTATTACTGAGTGGCAGGGCGCAAGCAGATGAATGCACATGAATATCAGTCGTTTGCCGAGCTATGGGAGCGTCGCGCGACAATACGCACGCGTCCCAGGCGAACAGTGGAAGATGATGGAAAGTTGATTTACCCGACCAGCCGTCAGCCACTGGTGACCAGCGAAGTGTTTTTGCAGAAGTGTTCGCATCTCAGAGACTTCGCGCTGGTACAAAGTTTGTACAAGTTTATTAACGACGTGGTGATTTTCGAAACTGAGATAGTTGACAAGACGGCGCGTAGTATCGCCAAGGACAACTTTCCCATCCGCTTTCCGTTTGCCTGCCGCTACGATGCCATGACCGTCGTCGTCGACGAGGACTACCACGCGCTGGTGGCCATGGACTACTTGCAGCAGACCATCGAACTGACCGGGATCGAGCCGATTGCCCTGCCCCAGGAAATCGAGTTGAGTCGCTCGATTCCCAACGCGATGGAAATGGCGCCGGACCACCTGAAAGCCGCGGTCGAACTCATTTGTGTCGCGGTCGCGGAAAATACCCTGACCAACGATGTGGCGGCATTTGCGCGTGACGACACCGTCAAGGAGTCGGTCAAGGGCCTGATGGCCGACCACCTGGCCGACGAAGGGCGCCACTCGAGCTTCTGGGCGCGTCTGACGCGCATCTACTGGAGCACCGCATCGGCAGAGGACCGCGCCACCATCGCCTCGATCCTGCCGGTTTTCCTGCAGCATTACCTGACCAATGACATCCAGAAGCACTTCGACCTGGCCTTGGTCGATAGCCTCGACACGCCAGAGCAGGTCAAGGTGGCTTTGCGTGAAGAAGTCGAGGCCATGGCCTTCCCGATCACTGCCGGGCACCCCCTGGTAGGCAACATCATGCGGTTTTTCCAGACGAGCACGATGCTCGAAGATCCAGCCGTACAGGCCTCCCTGGCCGCTTACCGGCTCTGACTTCAACGGAAGGAACTCCGATGAGACGTTTAGACATTCTGCTGTGCGGGAGCAGCCGAGGGCTTGCCCGCCTGGCCGGCGAATTGCGCCAGATGGGCCACCAGGCCCACCTGCTGGAAACCCCGGCCAGCTTCGATCATTGGCAACTGCACGCCTCGGACCTGATCATCGATGACGCAACCCTGGCCGCCTGGCCAGAACTGGGCAGTACCTGGCAGATCTCGTTGCGGGCGGCCGGCAGCGACCTGGGCAATCCTGCGTCCGGCCTGCAGCTGCAACTGATGGCACGTGAAGGTAGCCAGCCGTGGCGCTGCCTGGAGCTTGTGGCGGTGCCAGCACCGGCTTCGGGCAACGGTGCCGACCTGGTTGCCAGTGCCTTGCAGGAGCTGGTCGAGGCAACTGCGGCCCATGTCAGTGGTTACTCGCGCAACGACGACTACTTCAGCCAATGCCACCTGCAAGCTGCGCCTGCTATAGCGTCGGCGGGGCTCGATACCCTGGATGCACTGGCCTTCGCGCACCGCTGCAACATGACCGCGGCGCCGGCGATCAGCGAGGCAGCCGAGGTCTCGTTCATCCAGCGCCTGGCTGCCAGCATGGTCGCGCATCACGCTGCCCCGGCGCTGTTGGTCGAGGGGCGTTACATCAGCTACCGCGAACTGCATGCCATGAGCGTGGCGATCCAGGAAAGGTTGCTGCCGTTACTGGCTGAGCAGGACGGGCAGGCCGTGGTCGCCGTAGCCCTGGGCAAGGGCCTTGCGCTCTACGCCTCGGTTCTGGCGGTACTGGGTTGCGGGGCGATCTATCTTCCGCTCGACCCGCAGCACCCGGCCGAACGCCGGGCCATGATTGTCGAACACGCCCGGGCTGAGGTCATCATCCACGACGGCAAAATGGCAACGCCCGATGCCTGTGTGGCACTTGACGTAAGCCAGCTAAGCGCTGTCCACCACGGCGTCGACGGCCATGATGCGGTCGCCCTGGCGGCACACCAGTCGCTGCTGCGCGGCGCCTGGGAGGCCGAGCGGGCTTGCGTGGCCATCTATACCTCGGGCACTACCGGAACGCCCAAGGGGGTGCTCCTTTCGGTAGCCAACCTCAGCCATTTCTGTGCCTGGTATGGCGAACATGTGCAGGTCGGCCCGCAGACGCGTGCATTGCAGTTCTCCACGATCAACTTCGATGCATCCATGCTGGACATCTTCCCGACCCTGATCGAAGGGGGTTGCCTGATCGTGCCCAGCGAGGACCAGCGTCGTGATCCCGCTGCCCTGGCGCAGCTGATCGGGCAGGCCGGCGTCAGCCATGCCTTCCTGCCACCGGCCTTGCTCAGCATCATGCCGCTGGACAGCCTGCACGGCATCCGGCACCTCGTGACCGGCGGTGATGTATGCGAGCCGCACGTCATCGATGGACTGGGTGCACACTGCTACTTGCACAATATCTATGGGCCAACCGAGACGACGGTGCTGGCTACCAGCCGCGTGATGCGCCCAGGCGACTCCAATCGCCTGCTGGGCCTGCCGATCGCCAATACCCGCCTTTACCTGCTGGACGAGCAGGGCCTGCCGGTGGCCCAGGGGGAAAGCGGCGAGGTCTACATTGCCGGGCCAGGGGTAGGGCTGGGCTACCTGAACAACGCCAGCGCAACCCAGGAGCGCTATGTTTCAGGTGCGGGTGGCCTGCAAGGTGAGCGGCTGTACCGCACCGGCGACCTGGCACGCTGGGGCAGCGAAGGCCTGGAGATCATCGGGCGCCTGGACAACCAGGTGAAGATCCGCGGCTTTCGCGTCGAACCTGAAGAGGTCGAGCACGTTCTGCGCGGCAGCAACCTGTTCGCCCAGCTCGCCGTGGTCGTCGACGAACAGCGGCGCATCGCAGCGTTCTGCGCCGAACCCAGGACGATGGATGCGCAAGGCGCCATGTCGGCATTGCAGGCGCATGCCGAAAAGCATCTGCCCGACTACATGCGCCCGTCGCGGTGGCGTCTGCTGGACACCCTGCCGGCCACGGCCAACGGCAAGTTCGATCGCAAGGCGCTGCGCCTGTTGCCCGACGACAGTCGCCAGCGGCAGGTACGTGAGCAACCGCTGAGTGCCGGCTTGCAGCAGCTGTTGCCCATCTGGGCCAACCTGCTGGAAATGGATGCGGACGAGATCGGCCTGGACGACAGCTTCTTCAACCTGGGTGGGCACTCGATCCTGCTTTCACGCATGCTCATGGACATCCGCCAGTCGTTCGGCAAAGGGGTATCGATCAACCGTTTCATCGAGTTGCCTACCCTCGCCAATCTCGACCGCCTGCTTGCCCAGGACGAGACCACCGATGCGGTGGTCAGCCCCAGGGCGCTGGCCGACGCCAACCTCAGTGTCGAGCTCGATATCCTGCCGCTCAGCCAGCTGGGCGACCTGCACAAGGTCATTGTCACCGGCGCCAATGGCTTCCTCGGGGTGCATATCGTCGAAGCCCTGCTGGAGCTGGGTTCTACCGAAGTGGCCTGCCTGGTGCGCGCCAGTGCAGGGCAGACGGCAGAGCAGCGTTTCGCCCAGGCACTGGTCGACAACCGCCTGGAACACCTGGACATGAGCCGCGTGCGGGTGCTGGCGGCGGATATCAGCCAGCCGTTGCTGGGGCTGAGTGCCGAAGCGTACGAACAGCTCGACCGGGATTACGGCGTGCTGATCTACAACGCCGCCAACGTCAATCACGTGCTCGACTACGAGTCCTTGGTCAAGGACAACGTGGCGCCGGTGATCGAGTGCCTGAAGTTGTGCGAAGGGCGCAGGAAGAAGATCTTCAATTTCATCTCGACCTTGTCCGCCTCAAGCAGCGTCGATGCGCAAGGCCGGGTGCTGGAGACACCGCCTGCCGCGACACCCCCGATCTACATCCGCAACGGCTACAACCTGTCCAAGTGGGTGGGTGAGCGCATTCTGTGGAATGCCAGCGAACGGGGTGTGAAAGTGAACCTCTACCGCCCTGGCAACATTGCCTTCAACACCCGCACGGGGGTCTGCCAGCCCCATCAGAACCGGCTGATGCTGATGCTCAAAGGTTCGCTGCAACTCAAGGAAGTGCCGCAGCTGTCGCTCAACTTCGACCTGATGCCGGTGGACTTCCTGGCGCGGTTCATCGGCTTCCATGCCAGCCGTCATGTCAGCAGCCGGGCCGTGTTCAACCTGCACAACCCGGAACCTCTGAGCTGGGATACCTATGTCGAAGCGTTTCGCCCCATGGGCCACGACTTCAAGTGGGTACCGGTCAGCGACTGGCAGCGGCGGTTATCGACCATCGAGAGCGACAACGCGCTGTTCGGCGTGGTCGGTTTCTACCTCAATGGCTTCGAAGAAGACATTGGCGACATCTCGATGATCGAACACGGCAACGCTCGCCACGGTATCCACATCATGGGCGAGGCATACCCCGCCAAGAGCCCGACGCTGTTGCGCCTGGGCTGTGAATTCCTCAAAGAAATCGACTTCATCTGACTGATCGAAAGGAGCTGGACATGCAACATTGCGAACCCGATACCCTGATCAAGAACCCTGTTGGAGAGGCCGTGGTGGCCGCCGTTACAGTGAATGCCGATGCCAGAAGCGTGTGGAATATCGTCGGTAATTTTGCCGGCTTCCCGGTCTTCATCCCGGCGCTTTCGCATATCGAGATGACCGGCACGGGCGTACGTTCAGTGCGCAAGAAGCTGTTCAAGGACGGCAACGTCGTGATCGAGCAGCTCAACACGCACGACGATCAGCGTATGGTCATGACCTGGTCGCTTATCTACACATCCTTGAACATCGGCAACCTCTGGGCGCGCATGGAAGTCCAGGAGCAGGGGCCAGGTAAGTCGTTGGCTACCTGGACCATCATCGGCGAGCCCTACACCGGGGGCCAGGAAGACCGGCCGGCATTCCAGGCATTTCTGCAAAGCTTTGCCGATGGTGCGATGAACAACGTCAAACAGATGTTCGCCTGATCATTACGCGCTTGCAAACGAAGCCCGCCCCTCTCAGGAGGGGCGGGCTTCGTTGCGTTAGAAGGCCAGGCCGCGCAAGGATCTCGACCAGCGTGAAGGTGAAATGCCGTATGCCTTCTTGAAATGCTTGGACATGTGGCTCTGGTCGAAAAAGCCCGCTGCTACTGCGGCGTCCGTGAGGCTCATGCCGCCGAAGATGTATGTCTTGACGCGGTCCAGTCGTCGCATGGTCAGGTAGCGGTGGGGGCTGGTGCCGTAATAAGCGCGGAAATCCTTGGACAGGCTCCAGCGATCCCGGTTGGCGCATGCAGCGAGGTCGTCCAGGGTGATGTTCTGTTCCACGCAGTCATCCATGAATTCCCGGGCACGCCGTGCTGCCCCATAGTCGTGGAGCGTCCTGGTCACCGGGCATTTGCAGACTGTCTGAAGGACACTGACCAGGCCGAACAGCGAATCGTCTTCTTCGAGCGGGTCCAGGTTGTCGTCCATTGCCGACAGAATGGTATCCGTCGCTGCTGCCAGGCGTGGGTCTTGGGAAATGCCGCCCTGCAAGAAAGGCAAGGGTTTTCCGTTGAGGATTTCCTGGACCAGCGCCGGCGTGATGTAGAGCATCCGATAGCGAAAACCGGCGGATGACCCTGCGTGGCCGTCGTGCTCTTCGTCTGGATGCAGGACGAGTGTTTCGCCGGGAAGGCTGTTCCTGTGGGCTCCGCGGTATTTGAAGCTCTGCACACCCGAAAGCGTCCGGCCTATGGCGTAGGTATCATGACGGTGCGGATCGAAGCCGTGGGCACTGAAATAGGCTTCCAGACGCTCGATTTTGGAGGAGTGGGGGGCATGCTTCACCCAGTCCGTGGAAGAAGGAAGTTCTGTCATGAGTCCACCATTCAAGAAAAACAAACGATCGACAGGACCGTCCCCGGATATTCGCAGTGGCAACCTGGCGCGTCCTTGCCTTTGGATCCAAAACTCCATTCAGTATAAAGTCTCAGACCGTCCCTGGTATGAAACTTTTGAGTAGAGCGGACCGTCTACGGCCGCAGTATGACCGACCCGGTACTGGATCGGCTCTCCAGCAGGCGATGGGCGTCGGCTACCTGTTCGATCGGAAAGCAGGCACCGGTGCGCACCTCGAGACCGTGGCGTATCTCGTCGAAGAGCTCGGCAGCCAGGCTGCGCAACGAGCGCGCGTCGGCGATGTAGTCAAACAATATCGGTCGGCTCACTGTCACTGAGCCCGCTTTGGCCAGATCTGCCAGCCTCACGCCTTCCACCGGCCCCGATGCGTTGCCGAAACTGACGATATGGCCGAGGCGGGATACGGCGGCCAGGGATGCCGCCCATGTCGAGCGCCCGATCGAGTCATAGACCACGTCGGCACCCTTGCCGTGAGTCAGCAAGCGCACCGTGGACGGGACATCGCTATCGGCAAGTACCGCGTGGGCAGCGCCCAGGTTGCGGATGAGCTTGGCTTTCGCCGGTGTGGAAACCACTCCGATCAACTTGATATTGCGACGAGCCGCCAGTTGGCACGCCAGTGATCCAACTCCCCCGGCGGCTGCGTAGAACAAGACGTTGTCCTCGGGTGTCGGCGTTGCAACCCGGGTCAACAACGCCAGCGCTGTCAGCCCTTTGAGCAAGCCGGCGGCGGCGACTTCGAATGAAATGTCTGCAGGAAGCGGCACTAGCTTCGTCTGGTCCACCACATGGCAGGTCGAATAGGCCCCCAGGGGCGACTGTACGTAGGCAACCCGGTCACCGACGGTGAACTGGTGCACGTCTGGCCCCACGGCCATGACGACACCGGCCGCTTCCGTACCCAGACCGCTGGGTAGGCTGGGAGGTGTGTATAGCCCTGAGCGGTAATAGGTGTCGATGTAGTTGACGCCTATGGCCTCGTTGCGCACCAGCACCTCGGTGCCGGTAATAGCGTCGATGGCGGCTTCACCGAGGCGCAATGCCTCGGGCCCACCGTGGTGATTGATATAGACCTTCAGCGTCTTCATGCACAGGTTCCTAGCGCAACGTCGAATACAACAGGTAAGTGGCAAAAGCGCCCAGCGTCAGGGAAAACAGCTTGGGCATCAGCATGTTCAGGCGGCGGGAGTTCACCGTGGTGACCATGCTGCCGAACATCGCCCAGCCGAAGCCGATTGGCGCCAGTATCAGCAGGAAGGCGCACAGCGCATAGGTATAGAGGTGGGCGGTCAGGAACACTTCCCTGGGAAATATGGCGGATGCAAACAGCAGCGCTTTCGGGTTCAGGAGCGTTGCCAGAAACAGCGCGCCAACACCTATTGGCCGGCGTGTCTGCGGCGCAGACACCACTGGGGTAGACCACAATTTCAAGGCAAGACACACCAGGTAGACGGTACACAACAATTTGACCGCAATCAGCACGCCCGGCAGTCGCTGTGCAACCGACAGCAGCACGAACCCCCAAGCCGTGATGGCTACGCTGTAACCGGCTGCTTCCGCCAATAGCAGAGGAGCGGTGCGCATTGCCCCCACCAAATAGCCGGAAGACATCAGCAGCGTATTTGTGGGCCCCGGCACGAGCAGCACGAGGGACGTGGCCGCAAAAATGGTGGAAAAAATAACGTAGAAATCCATTTCCATGCTTTTCCCTAGTTACCGGCGCGCAATATATGGTCTCTGAGTTCTTTCAGTACCGACGGCGCATGCTGATTGAAGAAGAAATGGTCCCCGGAATAGAGTTTTCCTTCGAAAGACGCGGTCGTCTTGTGGCGCCATGCCTCCAGGCCAAGGGCTGAAACCGAAGGATCGCAGTCACCGCCCAGGGCAATTATCGGAATCGAGACCGGTGCCGCATCTGCCAGGTTGATACTTTCTGCCAGGGTGAAGTCGTCGCGCAGGATACCTAGCGCGATCGTGCGTAAACCCGGGTTGGCCATCACCGTGGCAGGCAAGCCGCCCAGGCTGTCGATAAATGCCAGGAAGGCTTCATCGGTATAGGTTCCGGTGCTACGGCGGTCTTGTGCGGCAGCCGAACAGGCACAGGCGGTCAGACTGTGGATATTGGCCCGGGTATCTTCCCGCAGACACTGCGCGGCGAAAGCATGGGCCAGCCCTGCCCCCAGGCTGTAACCGAAGAGATGAACCGGAGGCCCTTGCAACAAGGGCGCCAGTACATCGCGCAACACGGCCAGCATGGGCTCGATGCGCCGTATCCGAGGTTCCGAATATCGTCCTTCCCGGCCGGGCAGCTGAATGGCACACACTTCGATTTCCTCGCCCAGCAGTGTTTGCCAAGGCCTGAAGAAGGACGCCCCGCCGCCCCCGTACGGGAAGCACAGCAAGCGGGCACGCGGTGCGGGCTGGGGGCTGCGTTGGACCCATGGGGTGATGCTCGGGGCAGTCATGTCAATGCCTCGGCGCCTGGCTGCATCAGTGGTGCGGAAAAATAGTCATTGCCCCCCGCCTCCAGCCAGTCCCGTCGTGGCGGGCTGAAGATGTCAAGGTCAATAGTTTCCTCCAGGCACACGGCTGTGTGAGGTACGTTCGCGGGCAAGTGCAGGATATCGCCCGCCGACAGCACCACTGTGTTTTCCATCTGGTGGCCATAGGTGAACGAGATCCTGCCTTTGAGTA harbors:
- a CDS encoding cupin domain-containing protein; amino-acid sequence: MKFSVIEPEQAEWQAVPSERGITLTVFRDTLDAATRTGVRTRLVRFAPGGGTREIYTHDYHEEVYLIEGDQVEHAAPGRPLKRYAEGSYFYRQAHTEHGPFHSENGCLLFEVHYY
- a CDS encoding AraC family transcriptional regulator, encoding MTELPSSTDWVKHAPHSSKIERLEAYFSAHGFDPHRHDTYAIGRTLSGVQSFKYRGAHRNSLPGETLVLHPDEEHDGHAGSSAGFRYRMLYITPALVQEILNGKPLPFLQGGISQDPRLAAATDTILSAMDDNLDPLEEDDSLFGLVSVLQTVCKCPVTRTLHDYGAARRAREFMDDCVEQNITLDDLAACANRDRWSLSKDFRAYYGTSPHRYLTMRRLDRVKTYIFGGMSLTDAAVAAGFFDQSHMSKHFKKAYGISPSRWSRSLRGLAF
- a CDS encoding SRPBCC family protein encodes the protein MQHCEPDTLIKNPVGEAVVAAVTVNADARSVWNIVGNFAGFPVFIPALSHIEMTGTGVRSVRKKLFKDGNVVIEQLNTHDDQRMVMTWSLIYTSLNIGNLWARMEVQEQGPGKSLATWTIIGEPYTGGQEDRPAFQAFLQSFADGAMNNVKQMFA
- a CDS encoding amino acid adenylation domain-containing protein — translated: MRRLDILLCGSSRGLARLAGELRQMGHQAHLLETPASFDHWQLHASDLIIDDATLAAWPELGSTWQISLRAAGSDLGNPASGLQLQLMAREGSQPWRCLELVAVPAPASGNGADLVASALQELVEATAAHVSGYSRNDDYFSQCHLQAAPAIASAGLDTLDALAFAHRCNMTAAPAISEAAEVSFIQRLAASMVAHHAAPALLVEGRYISYRELHAMSVAIQERLLPLLAEQDGQAVVAVALGKGLALYASVLAVLGCGAIYLPLDPQHPAERRAMIVEHARAEVIIHDGKMATPDACVALDVSQLSAVHHGVDGHDAVALAAHQSLLRGAWEAERACVAIYTSGTTGTPKGVLLSVANLSHFCAWYGEHVQVGPQTRALQFSTINFDASMLDIFPTLIEGGCLIVPSEDQRRDPAALAQLIGQAGVSHAFLPPALLSIMPLDSLHGIRHLVTGGDVCEPHVIDGLGAHCYLHNIYGPTETTVLATSRVMRPGDSNRLLGLPIANTRLYLLDEQGLPVAQGESGEVYIAGPGVGLGYLNNASATQERYVSGAGGLQGERLYRTGDLARWGSEGLEIIGRLDNQVKIRGFRVEPEEVEHVLRGSNLFAQLAVVVDEQRRIAAFCAEPRTMDAQGAMSALQAHAEKHLPDYMRPSRWRLLDTLPATANGKFDRKALRLLPDDSRQRQVREQPLSAGLQQLLPIWANLLEMDADEIGLDDSFFNLGGHSILLSRMLMDIRQSFGKGVSINRFIELPTLANLDRLLAQDETTDAVVSPRALADANLSVELDILPLSQLGDLHKVIVTGANGFLGVHIVEALLELGSTEVACLVRASAGQTAEQRFAQALVDNRLEHLDMSRVRVLAADISQPLLGLSAEAYEQLDRDYGVLIYNAANVNHVLDYESLVKDNVAPVIECLKLCEGRRKKIFNFISTLSASSSVDAQGRVLETPPAATPPIYIRNGYNLSKWVGERILWNASERGVKVNLYRPGNIAFNTRTGVCQPHQNRLMLMLKGSLQLKEVPQLSLNFDLMPVDFLARFIGFHASRHVSSRAVFNLHNPEPLSWDTYVEAFRPMGHDFKWVPVSDWQRRLSTIESDNALFGVVGFYLNGFEEDIGDISMIEHGNARHGIHIMGEAYPAKSPTLLRLGCEFLKEIDFI
- a CDS encoding LysE family translocator — its product is MEMDFYVIFSTIFAATSLVLLVPGPTNTLLMSSGYLVGAMRTAPLLLAEAAGYSVAITAWGFVLLSVAQRLPGVLIAVKLLCTVYLVCLALKLWSTPVVSAPQTRRPIGVGALFLATLLNPKALLFASAIFPREVFLTAHLYTYALCAFLLILAPIGFGWAMFGSMVTTVNSRRLNMLMPKLFSLTLGAFATYLLYSTLR
- a CDS encoding alpha/beta fold hydrolase, with the translated sequence MTAPSITPWVQRSPQPAPRARLLCFPYGGGGASFFRPWQTLLGEEIEVCAIQLPGREGRYSEPRIRRIEPMLAVLRDVLAPLLQGPPVHLFGYSLGAGLAHAFAAQCLREDTRANIHSLTACACSAAAQDRRSTGTYTDEAFLAFIDSLGGLPATVMANPGLRTIALGILRDDFTLAESINLADAAPVSIPIIALGGDCDPSVSALGLEAWRHKTTASFEGKLYSGDHFFFNQHAPSVLKELRDHILRAGN
- a CDS encoding quinone oxidoreductase; protein product: MKTLKVYINHHGGPEALRLGEAAIDAITGTEVLVRNEAIGVNYIDTYYRSGLYTPPSLPSGLGTEAAGVVMAVGPDVHQFTVGDRVAYVQSPLGAYSTCHVVDQTKLVPLPADISFEVAAAGLLKGLTALALLTRVATPTPEDNVLFYAAAGGVGSLACQLAARRNIKLIGVVSTPAKAKLIRNLGAAHAVLADSDVPSTVRLLTHGKGADVVYDSIGRSTWAASLAAVSRLGHIVSFGNASGPVEGVRLADLAKAGSVTVSRPILFDYIADARSLRSLAAELFDEIRHGLEVRTGACFPIEQVADAHRLLESRSSTGSVILRP
- a CDS encoding cupin domain-containing protein, translated to MPGKPPVGAINWDEVPTQRVTAGIDRQIVWGDNVMLVRLTMAKGASVQVHAHPNEQMTYILKGRISFTYGHQMENTVVLSAGDILHLPANVPHTAVCLEETIDLDIFSPPRRDWLEAGGNDYFSAPLMQPGAEALT
- a CDS encoding diiron oxygenase yields the protein MNAHEYQSFAELWERRATIRTRPRRTVEDDGKLIYPTSRQPLVTSEVFLQKCSHLRDFALVQSLYKFINDVVIFETEIVDKTARSIAKDNFPIRFPFACRYDAMTVVVDEDYHALVAMDYLQQTIELTGIEPIALPQEIELSRSIPNAMEMAPDHLKAAVELICVAVAENTLTNDVAAFARDDTVKESVKGLMADHLADEGRHSSFWARLTRIYWSTASAEDRATIASILPVFLQHYLTNDIQKHFDLALVDSLDTPEQVKVALREEVEAMAFPITAGHPLVGNIMRFFQTSTMLEDPAVQASLAAYRL